A single genomic interval of Candidatus Jordarchaeales archaeon harbors:
- a CDS encoding FumA C-terminus/TtdB family hydratase beta subunit, with amino-acid sequence MSDGRNVVGKEMKTPLLEKDIRSLHVGDVVFLSGVVVTARDAAYRRMAECIRLGKPIPVNLRDGVIYHCGPIVREIEGKMEVVSAGPTTSSRMDAFEPLIIERLGVRMIIGKGGVGEATVEAMKRFGAVYAAFPGGAGVLAASKIKRVIGVEWADLGMPEALWSLEVEAFGPLIIAVDSHGRSLYARKSVSFFE; translated from the coding sequence TTGAGTGACGGGAGAAACGTTGTGGGAAAAGAGATGAAGACACCGTTGCTTGAGAAAGATATTAGATCGTTACATGTTGGAGATGTGGTGTTTCTCTCAGGAGTTGTAGTTACAGCCAGAGATGCAGCGTATAGAAGGATGGCTGAATGCATCCGTTTGGGGAAACCTATCCCAGTGAATTTAAGGGACGGGGTGATATACCACTGCGGCCCCATAGTTAGAGAGATTGAAGGAAAAATGGAGGTTGTCTCTGCGGGGCCCACTACGAGTTCCAGAATGGACGCATTTGAACCCCTTATAATAGAACGACTCGGGGTTAGGATGATTATTGGTAAGGGAGGAGTTGGAGAGGCAACTGTCGAAGCGATGAAGCGGTTTGGAGCAGTTTATGCAGCGTTCCCTGGAGGAGCAGGTGTCCTTGCTGCTTCGAAAATTAAGAGAGTTATTGGAGTCGAGTGGGCAGACTTAGGAATGCCCGAAGCGTTGTGGTCCTTGGAAGTTGAAGCTTTCGGACCTTTAATAATCGCGGTAGACTCTCATGGAAGGTCTCTTTACGCCAGGAAATCTGTAAGTTTTTTCGAGTGA